In one Populus nigra chromosome 12, ddPopNigr1.1, whole genome shotgun sequence genomic region, the following are encoded:
- the LOC133669175 gene encoding probable aspartic proteinase GIP1: MAMPKLEAPLLFLSFFFFFFLALTPSRAETFGPPLVSPIQKDASTLQYIITAYLQSPQETKLLLDLGASYIWINCDDYNSSSYRHIPCTTLLDEFVGCFACLMNCRDSNPNCGDSVCVLKPENPFQPSFSGNEQYAPALVDYFSMLTLDNTGSIGGPSSSSPFTFIFSCGYKENLEGLARGVTGSAGLGRSSISIPVQASAIFHYPRYFALCLSGSKTRPGAAFIGTKGPYKFGRRIDLSKPLAYTPLLLNPVGKYSYPDLKKPSSEYFIGVTSIKVNGKAVALNQSLLAIDSGNGSGGTKLSTVVPYTQLETSIYKAVTEAFVKAAASSPFNLTTTKPVQPFSVCYPASNVRSTRAGPTVPAIDLVMHRNDVVWKILGSNSMVRVGADVWCLGFVDAGVRPKTSVFAGDPSIVIGGHQMEDNFLQFDLESMRLGFSSSVLSRGTSCASFRFAAKTG, translated from the coding sequence ATGGCGATGCCAAAGCTAGAAGcccctcttctcttcctctccttcttcttcttcttcttcttggctCTTACCCCCTCTCGAGCTGAAACTTTTGGGCCACCGCTTGTCAGCCCTATCCAGAAAGATGCTTCTACTCTTCAATACATCATCACAGCATACCTACAAAGCCCTCAGGAAACAAAATTACTCCTGGACCTTGGAGCTAGTTACATCTGGATTAACTGTGATGACTACAATTCCTCCTCGTACAGACACATCCCATGCACCACCTTGCTGGATGAATTTGTCGGCTGCTTTGCTTGCTTGATGAACTGCAGAGACTCCAATCCCAATTGTGGTGACAGCGTTTGCGTATTGAAACCAGAGAACCCCTTCCAGCCCAGCTTTTCTGGAAACGAGCAGTATGCCCCCGCCCTTGTAGACTATTTCTCTATGCTCACCTTAGATAATACAGGGTCCATTGGAGGACCTTCCTCCTCTTCTCCGTTCACATTTATCTTCTCCTGTGGTTATAAGGAAAATCTCGAGGGCCTGGCAAGAGGTGTCACAGGCTCGGCAGGGCTCGGACGTTCAAGCATTTCAATCCCAGTACAGGCTAGTGCAATCTTCCACTATCCCCGTTATTTTGCACTTTGTTTGTCGGGCTCCAAAACTCGGCCGGGAGCGGCTTTTATCGGCACCAAAGGGCCTTACAAGTTCGGACGTAGAATTGATCTCTCAAAACCACTTGCTTATACACCACTCCTTTTGAACCCTGTTGGAAAATACTCCTATCCTGATCTGAAAAAACCCTCGAGTGAATATTTCATAGGGGTGACTTCGATCAAAGTTAATGGAAAGGCGGTGGCTTTGAATCAATCACTCTTGGCCATTGACAGTGGTAATGGTTCTGGTGGGACAAAGCTCAGCACTGTTGTTCCGTACACACAATTAGAGACCTCTATTTACAAGGCTGTTACCGAGGCATTCGTGAAGGCAGCAGCTTCTTCTCCTTTCAATCTTACAACAACAAAACCAGTTCAGCCATTCAGTGTGTGCTACCCAGCCAGTAATGTAAGGAGTACGCGTGCCGGACCGACCGTGCCAGCCATTGATCTTGTAATGCACAGGAATGACGTGGTTTGGAAGATCTTAGGATCGAATTCCATGGTCAGGGTTGGTGCTGATGTGTGGTGCTTGGGTTTTGTGGATGCCGGGGTCAGACCAAAAACATCAGTTTTTGCCGGCGATCCATCGATAGTAATCGGTGGTCATCAAATGGAGGATAATTTCCTGCAGTTTGATTTGGAGTCCATGAGATTAGGATTTAGCTCCTCAGTTCTGTCCAGAGGAACCAGTTGTGCCAGCTTTAGATTTGCTGCCAAGACGGGCTGA